A genomic window from Candidatus Eisenbacteria bacterium includes:
- a CDS encoding isocitrate/isopropylmalate dehydrogenase family protein: MARYTIAWMPGDGIGVDVLDAAKIVFDAMALDAEYVTAEIGWTCWERYGNALPDATVEILKNSTCGFFGAITSKPHVPGYRSPIVKMRQLFDLYVNLRPCKAYPGNPLNLKEGIDLVIFRENTEGLYFGAEFFPMPKEIAGLEGVKGRVDPSETAVSLRVITRKGSHRIVKAAFEYARKHERKSVTVVHKANVLRKTCGLFLEEAQKVAKEFADIEYREANVDAVAMWLIKNPTDYDVFVTTNLFGDIISDEAAQLVGGLGFASSGNIGEKFAVFEPTHGSAPKYAGQYKVNPMATLLAARLMLEWLGETAKAQRLEAAITAVIREGRKRTYDMGGTSTTLEVAEEVARKV; this comes from the coding sequence ATGGCCAGGTACACGATTGCATGGATGCCCGGGGACGGAATCGGAGTGGACGTTCTGGACGCGGCGAAGATTGTTTTTGATGCAATGGCGCTGGACGCCGAGTACGTCACCGCCGAGATAGGCTGGACCTGCTGGGAAAGATACGGAAACGCGCTTCCGGATGCCACGGTCGAGATTCTCAAGAACTCTACGTGCGGATTCTTTGGCGCCATCACTTCGAAGCCGCACGTTCCCGGCTACCGCAGTCCCATAGTCAAGATGAGGCAGCTCTTCGATCTCTACGTCAATCTGCGTCCCTGCAAGGCCTATCCGGGAAATCCTCTAAACCTGAAGGAAGGCATAGACCTCGTGATCTTCCGCGAAAACACCGAGGGCCTCTATTTCGGGGCAGAGTTCTTTCCGATGCCGAAGGAAATAGCCGGACTCGAAGGAGTGAAGGGAAGGGTCGATCCGAGCGAGACGGCAGTGTCACTCAGAGTGATAACGCGCAAGGGCTCTCACAGAATTGTTAAGGCCGCCTTTGAATACGCAAGAAAACACGAGAGGAAGAGTGTCACCGTGGTGCACAAGGCGAACGTCCTGAGAAAGACGTGCGGTCTCTTCCTGGAAGAAGCTCAGAAGGTCGCCAAGGAATTCGCGGACATCGAGTACAGAGAGGCCAACGTTGACGCAGTCGCCATGTGGCTCATCAAGAATCCGACCGATTATGACGTGTTCGTGACGACGAATCTCTTCGGCGACATAATCTCCGACGAGGCGGCCCAGCTCGTGGGAGGCCTCGGTTTTGCTTCGTCGGGCAACATAGGCGAGAAGTTTGCCGTCTTCGAGCCTACGCACGGCTCCGCCCCCAAGTACGCCGGCCAGTACAAGGTAAATCCCATGGCGACGCTGCTTGCGGCGAGATTGATGCTGGAATGGCTTGGAGAAACGGCGAAGGCTCAGAGGCTCGAAGCGGCAATAACCGCCGTAATAAGAGAGGGCAGGAAGAGAACGTACGACATGGGCGGAACCTCGACCACACTGGAAGTCGCTGAAGAAGTCGCAAGAAAAGTCTGA
- a CDS encoding 3-isopropylmalate dehydratase: MKGRVWVLGDNVDTDVIYPGKYLPIIVPEEMALHALEGVDPQFASKLKPGDIIVAGSNFGCGSSREQAATCLKAAGVAAVVAGSYSRIFFRNALNQGLPLVESRECSKRVKEGDVVTIDFGRGKILLPGGEMSFEPLPSFLTEILEDGGLIEHTKKKIAKEQ, encoded by the coding sequence ATGAAAGGTCGAGTCTGGGTGCTCGGCGACAACGTCGACACGGACGTCATATATCCTGGGAAGTATCTCCCGATAATCGTTCCGGAGGAGATGGCGCTTCATGCGCTCGAGGGAGTCGACCCGCAGTTCGCGAGCAAGTTGAAACCGGGAGACATAATCGTCGCCGGCTCGAACTTCGGATGTGGTAGTTCGAGAGAGCAGGCCGCCACGTGTCTCAAAGCCGCGGGCGTGGCCGCGGTTGTTGCCGGTTCGTATTCGAGGATATTCTTCCGCAACGCCCTCAATCAGGGTTTGCCCCTCGTCGAATCAAGAGAATGCAGCAAGCGCGTCAAGGAAGGCGACGTCGTGACGATTGATTTTGGACGAGGGAAGATTCTCCTTCCCGGGGGAGAGATGTCTTTCGAGCCACTGCCTTCCTTTCTCACGGAGATACTCGAGGACGGAGGTCTCATAGAGCACACAAAAAAGAAGATCGCGAAGGAACAATAG